The Bos indicus x Bos taurus breed Angus x Brahman F1 hybrid chromosome 3, Bos_hybrid_MaternalHap_v2.0, whole genome shotgun sequence genome includes a window with the following:
- the C3H1orf162 gene encoding transmembrane protein C1orf162 homolog isoform X1 produces the protein MGTQMSKPEPNDKGPGTHPSTALAVTSAPCLSGHPSKEHLVLAFFAGVILTLLLMAFVFLIIKSCRKSGHSSPQTLDPPSDHPAKLSSSEEVLTYASMIFKAPEENSNHLTKSVQNAVHLDPVVYAQVKVTNSPCLSSEA, from the exons ATGGGAACTCAAATGTCCAAACCTGAACCAAACGATA AGGGACCAGGCACCCACCCCAGCACAGCCTTGGCAGTGACCTCCGCACCTTGCCTCTCTGGCCACCCCAG CAAAGAACATTTGGTCTTAGCCTTTTTTGCTGGGGTTATACTGACACTGCTGCTGATGGCCTTTGTCTTCCTCATCATAAAGAGCTGCAGAAAAT CAGGTCATTCCAGTCCACAGACCCTGGATCCTCCTTCAGATCATCCAGCCAAG CTTTCATCCTCAGAGGAGGTACTTACCTATGCCAGCATGATTTTCAAAGCCCCCGAAGAAAACAGCAATCACCTGACCAAGAGTGTACAGAATGCTGTACACTTGGATCCTGTTGTCTATGCTCAGGTTAAAGTGACAAACTCACCTTGCCTCTCCAGTGAGGCTTGA
- the C3H1orf162 gene encoding transmembrane protein C1orf162 homolog isoform X2, which translates to MGTQMSKPEPNDKGPGTHPSTALAVTSAPCLSGHPSKEHLVLAFFAGVILTLLLMAFVFLIIKSCRKCPMGETCSSSSWHLQQVIPVHRPWILLQIIQPSFHPQRRYLPMPA; encoded by the exons ATGGGAACTCAAATGTCCAAACCTGAACCAAACGATA AGGGACCAGGCACCCACCCCAGCACAGCCTTGGCAGTGACCTCCGCACCTTGCCTCTCTGGCCACCCCAG CAAAGAACATTTGGTCTTAGCCTTTTTTGCTGGGGTTATACTGACACTGCTGCTGATGGCCTTTGTCTTCCTCATCATAAAGAGCTGCAGAAAAT GCCCCATGGGTGAGACTTGTTCCTCTTCTTCCTGGCACTTGCAGCAGGTCATTCCAGTCCACAGACCCTGGATCCTCCTTCAGATCATCCAGCCAAG CTTTCATCCTCAGAGGAGGTACTTACCTATGCCAGCATGA